The DNA sequence CGACAGCGCTGGTTCGATGATGACCGGGCTGCGCGACGTCTCCTTGCGCAAGCTTGGCCGGATCATGCAGCCGGAACTGCCGCCGGAATGGCGTCCGCTGATCGAAAAAACCAAGTCCGGCGGGTCAACATCGACGCGCGTGACTGAGCGCGGCATTGAATTCATCACCATCTGCTCGGCCAAGACCGTGTCCGATGACAAGGCCGCAGAACTGGTTTTCCGCTCTGAGAATGATGATGCGGGTGAGACAGCGGACGCGAAGAAATACCTCGAAGAACTCCGCGGCCGCGCAGTCATCGCCAACAAGTAGGGATTTCAATCCATATGACCGGGAACCGCCGCGCCCTGGCACTGACCATGGGCGACCCTGCAGGCATCGGACCCGATCTGGCGCTGACAGCCTGGCAAAACCGGGCCGGCCTTGGGTTGCCTGCGTTTTATCTGATCGGCGACACGGAGATGTTGGCCGCACGGGCAAAGCTGCTTGGAATGGATGTCCCTATCCGCGAGTCCTCGCCGGAAAGTGCCACGACCGACTTCGCCACGGCCCTCCCCGTCCTGCCGGTTTCGCTTGCAGTACCGGCGCGCGTCGGCACGCCTGATCCGGCCAATGCCGGGCCGGTGATTGAAGCAATCAGGCTAGCTGTCGAACTCACCCTGGATGGCCGTGCTCGTGCTGTGGTGACCAATCCCATCGCCAAATCGGTGCTTTATGCATCCGGCTTCGAATTTCCCGGACACACCGAATATCTGGCGCATTTGGCAAGCCAGGCGCAGGGCCTGCCGCAGGACCGCTCGCTCAGGCCGGTGATGCTGCTGGCCGGACCGAATTTGCGTGTGGCACCAGTCACCATACATATCCCGCTCAGGCAGGTGCCGGACATGCTGACCACCGAGGCCATTGTCGAGACCGCAGAGATTGTCGCCCGGGATCTGGCCAGCCGCTTCGGTATCGCGGCGCCGCGCATTGCCGTGTCCGGCCTTAACCCGCATGCAGGAGAGGATGGCGCGCTGGGCGCGGAGGATGCCGAAATCATTGCGCCTGCCATCGCATCGTTGCGGGCGCGCGGCATCAATGCCTTCGGTCCGCTGCCGGCCGACACCATGTTTCATGCCGAGGCCCGGGCTGACTACGATGCGGCCATATGCATGTATCATGATCAGGCGCTGATCCCGGCCAAGACGCTCGGTTTTCATGATTCGGTCAACGCCACACTGGGGCTTCCCTTCATCCGCACATCGCCTGACCATGGAACAGCGTTCTCGCTGGCTGGAAAGGGTGTGGCGCGGGCAGACAGTCTTGTCGCTGCGCTGAGGCTCGCCGGCACCATGGCCGACGCCGAGACCACTCCTACAGAAAGCACATTGTAATGGCGTCTACACCTGACGGCCTGCCGCCACTGCGCGATGTGGTGGCCACCCACGGTCTGGCGCCGAAAAAGGCGCTGGGCCAGAATTTTCTGTTCGACCTCAACCTGACGGCGAAAATCGCCCGCTCGGCCGGCCCGCTGGAAGGCTTTACCGTGTTCGAGATCGGACCCGGCCCCGGCGGCCTGACCCGGGCGCTGCTGGCCCAAGGCGCTTCCCGGGTGGTGGCGATCGAGACAGATCCACGCTGCCTGCCCGCCCTTGCCCAGATCGCCGATCACTATCCCGGCCGACTTGAAGTGGTTGAAGCCGATGCATTGAAGATCGACCTGGCGGCTATTGCTGGCGGCGCGCCGGCAAAAATCATCGCCAACCTGCCCTATAATGTCGGCACGCAATTGCTGATCAACTGGCTGACTGCAGATCCGGAAAACCCGTTCTGGACTTCGATGACACTGATGTTCCAGAAGGAAGTGGGGCAACGGATCGTGGCGGCGCCGGGGTCAAACCACTATGGCCGCCTTGGCATTCTGGCCGGCTGGCTGGCCCACAGCGAGATCCTGTTCGACGTATCGCCGCAGGCGTTCACACCGCCGCCAAAGGTGACATCGAGCGTTGTGCAGCTTGAGCCATTGGCCGAGCGCCTGCCCTGCCAGCTCGACAAGCTCGAGCGCGTGACCCAGGCAGCCTTTGGCCAGCGCCGCAAGATGCTCAGGCAAAGCCTGAAATCGCTGGGCGGCGAGACCTTGCTCGACAAGGTCGGGATCGATTCGTCCCGCCGTGCCGAAACCCTGAGTGTTGAAGAATTTTGTGCGCTAGCCCGCGCAGTTTGATCAGCTCTCCAGCAGATCCGTGACGAAATCAAACAGTCCAGGACGGCGGTCGCGGCGCAGGCGTTCGGCCTGGACAATGGCGCGTACGGCGGAATAGGCCCGGTCGAGATCGTCGTTGACGACGACATAGTCATACTCCCGCCAGTGCTCGATTTCGGACCTGGCATTGGCCAGCCGCTGTTCGATCACTTCGTCGGCGTCCTCGGCGCGGCGATGCAGTCGGGCCCTGAGCTCTTCCATAGAAGGCGGCAGGATGAAGATCGACACGACATCGGCGTTCATTTTTTCCTGCAATTGCTGAGCGCCTTGCCAGTCGATATCAAACAGCATGTCGCGGCCTTCGGCCATCGCGATTTCAGCCGCTTCACGCGGTGTGCCGTAGCAATTACCATGCACTTCCGCCCATTCCAGCAGTGCTTCGGAATCACGCATGCGCTCGAAATCACGGCGCGATTTGAAATGGTAATGCACGCCCTCGATCTCGCTGCCACGACGCGGGCGCGTGGTGACGCTTACCGAGAGGCTGAGCCCGGAATCATGTTCAAGAAGATTGCGGGCAATGGTCGACTTTCCGGCGCCTGATGGCGATGAAATGACCAGCATGAGGCCGCGCCGCTTGATTCGGGCCGACGGAAGATTTTCGGGCGGCTGATTCATCTCTACTCCAGATTCTGTACCTGTTCGCGAAACTGATCTATCAGGACCTTCAAATCAAGTCCGATAGCGGTGACCGGCGCCGCATTCGATTTCGAGCAGATCGTGTTGGTTTCGCGGTTGAACTCCTGGGCGAGAAAATCGAGCCGCCGCCCGGCACCGCCGTCACCTGAGAGCAACGCGCGTGCCGCCTCCACATGTGCCTTGAGCCGATCAATCTCTTCGCGCAAATCAGACTTGGTGGCCAGCAACGCTGCCTCCATGTAGAGCCGGTCGCGATCCAGTCCCGCGCCCGTATCCATCAGGCTTGCCACCTGTTCTGCAAGCCGGGCACGAATGGCCTCGGGCGAGCGCGATGGATCGGCCTCGACCGCCAGGGTCAATGCCTCGATGCGATCGACCTGCTGACCGAGGATCTTGGCAAGGGCGGCGCCTTCGGACAACCGCATCGCCTTGAGCGCATCAAGTGCCAGCATG is a window from the Hoeflea sp. IMCC20628 genome containing:
- the pdxA gene encoding 4-hydroxythreonine-4-phosphate dehydrogenase PdxA, translated to MTGNRRALALTMGDPAGIGPDLALTAWQNRAGLGLPAFYLIGDTEMLAARAKLLGMDVPIRESSPESATTDFATALPVLPVSLAVPARVGTPDPANAGPVIEAIRLAVELTLDGRARAVVTNPIAKSVLYASGFEFPGHTEYLAHLASQAQGLPQDRSLRPVMLLAGPNLRVAPVTIHIPLRQVPDMLTTEAIVETAEIVARDLASRFGIAAPRIAVSGLNPHAGEDGALGAEDAEIIAPAIASLRARGINAFGPLPADTMFHAEARADYDAAICMYHDQALIPAKTLGFHDSVNATLGLPFIRTSPDHGTAFSLAGKGVARADSLVAALRLAGTMADAETTPTESTL
- the rsmA gene encoding 16S rRNA (adenine(1518)-N(6)/adenine(1519)-N(6))-dimethyltransferase RsmA, with the translated sequence MASTPDGLPPLRDVVATHGLAPKKALGQNFLFDLNLTAKIARSAGPLEGFTVFEIGPGPGGLTRALLAQGASRVVAIETDPRCLPALAQIADHYPGRLEVVEADALKIDLAAIAGGAPAKIIANLPYNVGTQLLINWLTADPENPFWTSMTLMFQKEVGQRIVAAPGSNHYGRLGILAGWLAHSEILFDVSPQAFTPPPKVTSSVVQLEPLAERLPCQLDKLERVTQAAFGQRRKMLRQSLKSLGGETLLDKVGIDSSRRAETLSVEEFCALARAV
- the gmk gene encoding guanylate kinase; this encodes MNQPPENLPSARIKRRGLMLVISSPSGAGKSTIARNLLEHDSGLSLSVSVTTRPRRGSEIEGVHYHFKSRRDFERMRDSEALLEWAEVHGNCYGTPREAAEIAMAEGRDMLFDIDWQGAQQLQEKMNADVVSIFILPPSMEELRARLHRRAEDADEVIEQRLANARSEIEHWREYDYVVVNDDLDRAYSAVRAIVQAERLRRDRRPGLFDFVTDLLES
- a CDS encoding YicC/YloC family endoribonuclease, with the translated sequence MAIQSMTGFARHEGEAEGCRFVWELRSVNGKGLDVRLRLPQGFEALEQPVRKATAAALTRGNLQVSLSISAKGAAVEAVVNEAALEAVIGLVDKLASRIDARKPALDGILNIKGVLEFRDPELSDETRLARDQAVLAGFMLALDALKAMRLSEGAALAKILGQQVDRIEALTLAVEADPSRSPEAIRARLAEQVASLMDTGAGLDRDRLYMEAALLATKSDLREEIDRLKAHVEAARALLSGDGGAGRRLDFLAQEFNRETNTICSKSNAAPVTAIGLDLKVLIDQFREQVQNLE